The following are from one region of the Stigmatella ashevillena genome:
- a CDS encoding serine/threonine-protein kinase: protein MLPSDTLVLDGRFRVLQPLGSGGMGQVYLGEQVSLGRKVAIKVLHQDLHLQPGMAERFKREAQLLSAVEHPAVVRIIDFGESEHSACLVMELVEGESLNDALQKGPLAPERALTTLRQLAEGLSAIHERGIIHRDIKPENVFLTKGVRGEQARLLDFGIARLVEPEADSAVSQVGMVLGTPEYLSPEQAVGARADERSDLYCLGVLAYRVLSGQLPFAGPSPRQFIAQHASAAPLPLDRAAPGLATHPTLVPLVMRLLEKEPSRRFQKAHELADALAAAAALPLPASALPAGMSVQAPAQPVSSGTAGFGAPPPVPDAEAPPVSNGPVIWTPGTRAAASEAPAPGSSNTAAFGGPLPPVSSGTAIFGTAAPPSSGTLTSKPQNLTVMLTSIQGFSELILRQTRDEHERTLQTYEDLLLPLLRERDGKLVQKRGDSLLAVFGSPTGAVLCGMEMQDRLWRHNQTVAPEHQLRVRICLHAGEVLLARGTVIGEPMEIAKSVEQVAMAGEVTFTESVNLARNRAGSEGEPCGTISLPGVGGALQLYRSKRASEGIPFGGPERTEASLARKTGLLGKLTSGALRQRTWGSVSVGPRELAAGGVGALLLLGGMAAVWNWNQSPNVQARRLLEADKPTEALKRLDAAPAEARKKDAALQRTRGWALHALNRHAEEHHTLLALEEDGKQGVEPPVLDGLAEDFSDDEGNKTLRKLLESLPKKPLHEHFESLAEGEHSPKQWGALRYLEAVQDTEGVDLVRVYTAALASKSCGIRAKAARRLGALGNLDAVPALTKLASLPKEKAVLSSKNCGQDEANAALQLLKKKSN from the coding sequence GTGCTGCCCTCCGACACCTTGGTTCTCGACGGTCGCTTCCGGGTCCTCCAGCCTCTGGGCTCGGGCGGTATGGGACAGGTGTACCTGGGAGAGCAGGTGTCCCTGGGCCGCAAGGTGGCCATCAAGGTGCTCCACCAGGATCTGCACCTCCAGCCGGGGATGGCGGAGCGCTTCAAGCGGGAAGCCCAACTGCTCTCGGCGGTGGAGCACCCGGCCGTCGTGCGGATCATCGACTTTGGTGAGTCCGAGCACTCAGCCTGTCTGGTGATGGAGCTGGTGGAGGGCGAGAGCCTGAACGACGCGCTCCAGAAGGGCCCCCTGGCGCCGGAGCGGGCCCTCACGACGCTGCGCCAGCTCGCCGAGGGGCTCAGCGCCATCCACGAGCGGGGCATCATCCACCGCGACATCAAGCCGGAAAACGTCTTCCTCACCAAGGGCGTCCGGGGCGAACAGGCGCGGCTGCTGGACTTCGGCATCGCGCGGCTCGTCGAGCCCGAGGCGGACAGCGCCGTGAGCCAGGTGGGCATGGTGCTGGGCACTCCAGAGTACCTGTCCCCCGAGCAGGCCGTCGGCGCCCGGGCCGACGAGCGCAGTGATTTGTACTGCCTGGGGGTGCTGGCCTACCGCGTGCTCTCCGGGCAGTTGCCCTTCGCCGGCCCCAGCCCGCGCCAGTTCATCGCGCAGCATGCCAGCGCCGCCCCCCTGCCCCTGGATCGCGCCGCGCCTGGGTTGGCCACGCACCCCACCCTGGTCCCACTGGTGATGCGACTCTTGGAGAAGGAGCCCTCCCGGCGCTTCCAGAAAGCCCACGAGCTGGCGGATGCGCTGGCCGCCGCCGCCGCCCTCCCCCTGCCCGCCTCCGCCCTGCCTGCTGGGATGTCCGTCCAAGCCCCCGCGCAGCCTGTCTCCAGTGGAACCGCGGGCTTTGGCGCGCCACCGCCAGTACCGGACGCAGAGGCCCCACCTGTCAGCAACGGCCCGGTGATCTGGACACCCGGTACACGGGCAGCAGCCTCGGAAGCGCCCGCGCCGGGAAGCAGCAACACGGCCGCCTTTGGCGGTCCGCTGCCCCCGGTCAGCTCGGGCACGGCGATCTTCGGAACCGCGGCCCCCCCCTCCAGCGGCACGCTGACCAGCAAGCCGCAGAACCTCACGGTGATGCTCACGAGCATCCAGGGGTTCTCCGAGCTCATCCTCCGGCAGACGCGCGACGAACACGAGCGGACGCTTCAGACCTATGAGGACCTGCTGCTGCCCTTGCTGCGCGAGCGCGACGGGAAGCTCGTGCAGAAGCGCGGGGACTCGCTGCTCGCGGTGTTCGGCTCCCCCACGGGGGCGGTGCTCTGCGGCATGGAGATGCAGGACCGGCTCTGGCGGCACAACCAGACCGTGGCCCCCGAGCACCAGCTCCGCGTGCGCATCTGCCTCCACGCGGGCGAGGTGCTGCTCGCCCGGGGCACCGTGATTGGCGAGCCGATGGAGATCGCCAAGTCCGTGGAGCAGGTGGCGATGGCCGGAGAGGTGACCTTCACCGAGTCCGTGAACCTCGCGCGCAACCGGGCCGGCTCGGAGGGAGAACCCTGCGGCACCATCTCCCTGCCGGGGGTGGGAGGAGCGCTCCAGCTCTACCGCAGCAAGCGCGCTTCCGAAGGCATTCCTTTCGGAGGCCCGGAGCGCACGGAAGCCTCCCTCGCCCGGAAAACAGGGCTCCTGGGCAAGCTGACGTCGGGCGCCTTGCGCCAGAGGACCTGGGGCTCCGTGAGCGTGGGCCCTCGGGAGCTCGCGGCAGGAGGCGTGGGCGCCTTGCTGCTCCTGGGCGGAATGGCCGCAGTGTGGAACTGGAACCAGAGCCCGAACGTCCAGGCGCGGCGGTTGTTGGAGGCAGACAAGCCGACCGAAGCGCTCAAGCGCCTCGACGCGGCGCCCGCGGAGGCCCGGAAAAAAGACGCGGCGCTCCAGCGCACACGGGGGTGGGCGCTCCACGCGCTGAACCGCCATGCGGAGGAGCACCACACCCTGCTGGCCCTGGAAGAGGACGGCAAGCAGGGCGTGGAGCCTCCCGTGCTGGACGGGCTGGCGGAAGACTTCAGCGACGACGAGGGGAACAAGACGCTGCGCAAGCTGCTGGAGTCCTTGCCCAAGAAGCCCCTGCACGAGCACTTCGAATCCCTGGCGGAGGGCGAGCACTCCCCCAAGCAGTGGGGCGCGCTGCGCTACCTGGAGGCCGTGCAGGACACCGAGGGAGTCGATCTGGTGCGGGTGTACACGGCGGCCCTGGCCTCCAAGAGCTGCGGCATCCGGGCCAAGGCGGCGCGGCGTCTCGGCGCCCTGGGAAACTTGGACGCGGTGCCAGCGCTCACGAAGCTGGCCTCCCTGCCCAAGGAGAAGGCGGTGCTCAGCTCGAAGAACTGTGGCCAGGACGAGGCCAACGCCGCGCTCCAGCTCCTGAAGAAGAAATCCAACTGA
- a CDS encoding PAS domain-containing hybrid sensor histidine kinase/response regulator gives MKSDHPLESSANLAQESAEELYDSAPCGYISTLPDGTLVRVNQTFLRWLGYEREELLAGKRFQELLTGGGRLFHETHCVPLLQMQGAVNELSFDLVRKDGQRLPVLLNTVQKKDASGKTLFHRTTLFDISDRRNYERELVLARKKAEEATRAKADFLSMMSHEIRTPMNAIIGLSNLLARAPLPPLFQEYVRILQSSSENLLALLNNILDFNKMEAGQLMLEERRFELRPWLHGICSGMSVKAEQKKVSLRVEFGPGVPDSLMGDPVKLGQVLTNLLGNAIKFTEQGAVTLAVRVLQGDAKGVSLGFRVSDTGIGIAQDRLPQIFEAFTQASYDITWKYGGSGLGLAICQKLLALHGSKMSVESMPGEGSSFSFDVRLKIASGSVALDAPAEDLQDTQALQGLKVLVAEDNAVNVFVLSQFLRRWGVDFDVVENGRQAVEKVQERPYDLVLMDLQMPQMDGYEATRLLRSLPGEAPRPLPIIALTASSLLGAKEQGDAALFTDFIGKPFMPQELFTKLALHGARSRAVSQERGGEKRACQERSAPEAAAGGPRFDLEKFKSLAEGDRSAEIELNTLAIGTFEKQKQDLRKALEAGNVEAFDFHTHQLKMPLALMKPRVLLKALDQGRKLIEVPGRQASGIHDVIRTIHEELDAIVDALKEDVREKSGRALHAVGSCAAMWD, from the coding sequence ATGAAGTCTGACCATCCCTTGGAAAGTTCAGCGAACCTGGCGCAAGAGAGCGCGGAGGAGCTGTATGACAGCGCACCCTGCGGCTACATCTCCACGCTGCCAGATGGGACCCTGGTCCGGGTCAATCAAACGTTCCTGAGATGGCTGGGTTATGAGCGGGAAGAGCTGCTGGCAGGCAAGCGATTCCAGGAGTTGTTGACGGGTGGGGGAAGGCTCTTCCACGAAACGCACTGCGTGCCCTTGCTGCAAATGCAGGGGGCGGTGAATGAACTCTCGTTCGATCTGGTGCGCAAGGACGGGCAGCGGTTGCCGGTGTTGCTCAATACCGTCCAGAAGAAGGACGCGTCTGGAAAGACATTGTTTCACCGGACCACCTTGTTCGACATCTCCGACCGCAGGAATTACGAGCGGGAGCTGGTGCTGGCCCGGAAGAAGGCCGAGGAGGCCACACGGGCCAAGGCGGACTTTCTGTCCATGATGAGCCATGAGATTCGCACCCCGATGAACGCCATCATCGGGCTGTCGAACCTGCTGGCCCGGGCCCCGCTGCCGCCGCTGTTTCAGGAATACGTTCGCATCTTGCAGTCCTCGTCCGAGAACCTGCTGGCCCTGCTCAACAACATCCTGGACTTCAACAAGATGGAAGCCGGCCAGTTGATGCTGGAGGAGCGGCGGTTTGAGCTCCGCCCCTGGCTCCACGGCATCTGCTCCGGAATGAGTGTCAAAGCAGAGCAGAAGAAGGTGAGCCTCCGGGTGGAGTTCGGCCCGGGGGTGCCCGACAGCCTGATGGGAGATCCGGTCAAGCTGGGCCAGGTGCTGACCAACCTGTTGGGCAATGCCATCAAGTTCACGGAGCAAGGCGCCGTGACGTTGGCGGTCCGGGTGCTCCAGGGAGATGCGAAGGGCGTCTCCCTCGGCTTCAGGGTCTCGGACACGGGCATTGGCATTGCCCAGGACCGGCTGCCGCAGATCTTCGAGGCATTTACCCAAGCCAGCTATGACATCACCTGGAAATACGGTGGCTCTGGTCTGGGACTGGCCATCTGCCAGAAGCTGTTGGCGCTTCATGGCAGCAAGATGAGCGTGGAGAGCATGCCGGGCGAAGGCTCGTCGTTTTCCTTCGATGTGCGTCTGAAGATCGCCTCGGGCTCCGTGGCGCTGGACGCGCCCGCGGAAGACCTCCAGGACACGCAAGCCCTTCAGGGGCTCAAGGTGCTGGTGGCCGAGGACAACGCCGTCAATGTCTTCGTGCTGTCGCAGTTCCTGCGCCGGTGGGGCGTGGACTTCGACGTGGTGGAGAACGGACGGCAGGCCGTGGAGAAGGTCCAGGAGCGCCCCTACGATCTGGTGCTGATGGATCTGCAGATGCCGCAGATGGATGGCTACGAAGCCACCCGTCTCTTGAGAAGCCTTCCGGGCGAGGCGCCGAGGCCATTGCCCATCATCGCCCTGACGGCCTCGTCACTGCTGGGGGCCAAGGAGCAGGGGGACGCCGCCCTCTTCACGGATTTCATTGGCAAGCCATTCATGCCGCAGGAGCTCTTCACGAAGCTCGCCTTGCACGGTGCTCGCTCCCGTGCAGTGTCCCAGGAGCGCGGCGGCGAGAAGCGTGCCTGCCAGGAACGGAGCGCGCCAGAGGCTGCTGCGGGAGGGCCGCGGTTCGACTTGGAGAAGTTCAAGAGCTTGGCGGAGGGGGACCGATCGGCCGAGATCGAACTGAACACCCTCGCCATCGGGACCTTCGAGAAGCAGAAGCAGGATCTCCGCAAGGCGCTCGAAGCGGGCAACGTGGAGGCGTTCGATTTCCATACCCACCAGCTCAAGATGCCCCTGGCGTTGATGAAGCCCCGGGTGCTGCTCAAGGCGCTGGATCAAGGCAGGAAGCTCATCGAGGTTCCCGGCAGGCAGGCGAGCGGCATCCACGACGTCATCCGCACCATTCACGAGGAGCTGGATGCCATCGTGGATGCCCTGAAAGAAGATGTGAGAGAGAAATCCGGCAGGGCCCTCCACGCAGTGGGCTCCTGTGCTGCCATGTGGGATTGA
- a CDS encoding alpha/beta fold hydrolase, which translates to MTALQRNNVRILGRGPKAMLLAHGYGCDQNMWRFITPAFQEDYRLVLFDHVGAGQSDLTAYIPSKYSTLKGYADDVLDICRELDLKDAVFVGHSVSAMIGLLAAIAEPERFERMVMVGPSPCYINDGDYTGGFTRQDIEELLESLESNYLGWSSTITPLIMGNPERPELATELNNSFCRTDPLISKCFAKVTFLSDNRADLPKLKARTLILQCTQDVIAPEAVGRYVHKSLAWSELRMMSATGHCPHLSAPEETIEAMRSFLVS; encoded by the coding sequence ATGACCGCCCTCCAAAGAAACAATGTCCGCATCCTGGGCCGCGGTCCGAAGGCGATGCTGCTGGCCCATGGGTATGGGTGCGACCAGAACATGTGGCGCTTCATCACGCCTGCGTTTCAGGAGGACTATCGACTGGTTCTCTTTGATCACGTAGGGGCGGGGCAGTCTGATCTCACGGCCTATATCCCCAGCAAGTACAGCACCTTGAAGGGTTACGCGGACGATGTCTTGGACATCTGCCGAGAGCTGGATTTGAAGGACGCCGTCTTCGTGGGGCACTCGGTGAGCGCCATGATTGGCCTGCTGGCCGCCATTGCCGAGCCGGAGCGGTTCGAGCGGATGGTCATGGTGGGGCCTTCTCCTTGCTACATCAACGATGGGGATTACACCGGAGGGTTTACCCGGCAGGACATTGAAGAGCTCTTGGAGTCCCTGGAGAGCAATTATCTGGGGTGGTCCAGCACCATCACCCCGCTCATCATGGGCAATCCGGAGCGCCCCGAGCTGGCCACGGAGCTGAACAACAGTTTCTGCCGGACGGACCCTTTGATTTCCAAGTGCTTCGCGAAGGTGACTTTTTTGTCAGACAACCGGGCGGACCTGCCGAAGTTGAAGGCCCGTACCCTGATTCTCCAGTGCACGCAGGACGTCATTGCTCCCGAAGCGGTGGGCAGGTATGTGCACAAGTCCCTGGCCTGGAGTGAGTTGCGGATGATGAGCGCAACCGGGCATTGTCCTCATCTCAGTGCCCCCGAAGAGACCATCGAAGCCATGAGAAGCTTTCTCGTTTCATGA
- a CDS encoding M4 family metallopeptidase yields the protein MQISSKTQKPAQSSSLPTVTPPAPGTLSQTAAPQAQKPAAGLNTASSFTSTPKAKVALSAEPQKITGPLELNSAQAQAAIQKTVDFVQEKANRGLVPGVDASQALAPVSVEHDALGMTHVRMDRQHEGVKVFGEQVIGHLDREGKVESLTGNVGTLAKGLGSAPTKLSSQDALALAQKQFAGKTDREPTSERVIFQGKDGQYHAAYHVELTNTSELKAEDRPQRMNYLIDANSGEMLTQYNQMGGIELPQGKGAAADPKAGTSASTPKASTPDTQPATGKADDTTLYSGKVDLSTKKNADGTYSLEDSTRGKGVVTVDAQNKSQAGKVLPITDKNDAWGESADPTRNKSAVDAHYGAEMTYDFLKDVLGRDSLDGKGEKLVSNVHIGTNYVNAYWDGKQMNYGDGDGKQSGPLTTLDIAGHEIAHGLTERTAGLIYDGESGGLNEAFSDIMGTGVEWYASQKNKAVEFDWKMGEDAWTPANGTGDALRYMDDPTKDGYSIDNYKNYPKQTEVHGSSGIANNAFYLLVNGGTNRTSKAEVKDGVGMEKGLQVYYRALAHYMTPNTTFAQAREATLKAATDLYGANSTEAQKVAESWSAVGVN from the coding sequence ATGCAGATCTCGTCCAAGACCCAGAAGCCGGCGCAGTCCTCCTCGCTGCCCACTGTGACACCGCCCGCCCCGGGCACCCTCTCCCAGACGGCCGCGCCCCAGGCGCAGAAGCCCGCCGCTGGCCTGAACACCGCCTCGAGCTTCACCTCGACGCCCAAGGCCAAGGTGGCGCTGAGCGCGGAGCCCCAGAAGATCACGGGTCCCCTGGAGCTGAACAGCGCGCAGGCCCAGGCCGCCATCCAGAAGACGGTGGATTTCGTGCAGGAGAAGGCCAACCGGGGACTGGTGCCTGGCGTGGATGCCTCCCAGGCCCTGGCGCCCGTGTCCGTCGAGCACGACGCGCTGGGCATGACGCACGTGCGCATGGACCGGCAGCACGAGGGCGTGAAGGTCTTCGGCGAGCAGGTCATCGGCCACCTGGACCGCGAGGGCAAGGTGGAGAGCCTCACCGGCAATGTCGGCACGCTGGCCAAGGGCCTGGGCTCCGCGCCCACGAAGCTGTCGTCCCAGGACGCGCTGGCCCTGGCCCAGAAGCAGTTCGCGGGGAAGACGGACCGCGAGCCCACCTCCGAGCGCGTCATCTTCCAGGGCAAGGACGGCCAGTACCACGCCGCCTACCACGTGGAGCTCACCAACACCTCCGAGCTCAAGGCCGAGGATCGCCCGCAGCGGATGAACTACCTCATCGACGCCAACTCGGGCGAGATGCTCACCCAGTACAACCAGATGGGCGGCATCGAGCTGCCCCAGGGCAAGGGCGCCGCCGCGGACCCGAAGGCGGGCACCTCCGCGAGCACGCCGAAAGCCTCCACGCCGGACACCCAGCCCGCCACGGGCAAGGCGGATGACACCACGCTCTACAGCGGCAAGGTGGACCTCTCCACTAAGAAGAACGCGGATGGCACCTACAGCCTGGAGGACAGCACGCGCGGCAAGGGCGTGGTGACGGTGGACGCGCAGAACAAGAGCCAGGCCGGCAAGGTGCTGCCCATCACCGACAAGAACGACGCGTGGGGCGAGTCCGCGGATCCGACGCGCAACAAGTCCGCGGTGGATGCGCACTACGGCGCCGAGATGACGTACGACTTCCTCAAGGACGTGCTCGGCCGCGACTCGCTGGATGGCAAGGGCGAGAAGCTCGTCTCCAACGTGCACATCGGCACCAACTACGTGAACGCGTACTGGGACGGCAAGCAGATGAACTACGGCGATGGCGACGGCAAGCAGTCGGGCCCGCTCACCACGCTGGACATCGCAGGCCATGAGATTGCCCACGGCCTCACCGAGCGCACCGCCGGCCTCATCTATGACGGGGAGTCCGGCGGCCTGAACGAGGCGTTCAGCGACATCATGGGCACCGGCGTGGAGTGGTACGCCTCGCAGAAGAACAAGGCCGTCGAGTTCGACTGGAAGATGGGCGAGGACGCGTGGACGCCGGCCAACGGCACCGGGGACGCGCTGCGCTACATGGATGACCCGACGAAGGACGGCTACTCGATCGACAATTACAAGAACTACCCGAAGCAGACCGAGGTGCACGGCTCCAGCGGCATCGCCAACAACGCCTTCTACCTGCTCGTCAACGGCGGCACCAATCGCACGTCCAAGGCCGAGGTGAAGGACGGCGTCGGCATGGAGAAGGGCCTCCAGGTGTACTACCGCGCCCTGGCCCACTACATGACGCCGAACACCACCTTCGCCCAGGCGCGCGAGGCCACCCTCAAGGCGGCCACGGACCTGTACGGCGCCAACTCCACCGAGGCCCAGAAGGTCGCCGAGAGCTGGAGCGCGGTGGGCGTGAACTGA
- a CDS encoding type 1 glutamine amidotransferase domain-containing protein, producing the protein MKLLTAMKILLIVTSHEQLGDTPERTGYWLEELAAPYKEFTEAGAQVDIASPRGGKAPADPKSVKEADEVSRAFLADAQAAKKLENTLVLENVKEKYDAYFVVGGHGVMWDLAVHTPLQRLLANGYERGAVVAAVCHGPAALVGVKGADGQPLVAGKRVAAFSNEEEQAAKLDKVVPFALETRLRDLGARYERGPMWGSFAVRDGRLVTGQNPASSVAAAREVIQALQEKKKK; encoded by the coding sequence ATGAAGCTGCTGACGGCCATGAAGATCCTGCTGATTGTCACCAGTCACGAGCAGTTGGGAGACACCCCGGAGCGCACGGGCTACTGGCTGGAGGAGCTCGCGGCGCCCTACAAGGAGTTCACGGAGGCGGGGGCGCAGGTGGACATCGCCTCGCCTCGGGGCGGCAAGGCGCCCGCGGACCCGAAGAGCGTGAAGGAGGCCGACGAGGTCTCCCGCGCGTTCCTGGCGGATGCCCAGGCGGCGAAGAAGCTCGAGAACACCCTGGTGCTGGAGAACGTGAAGGAGAAGTACGACGCCTACTTCGTGGTGGGCGGGCACGGGGTGATGTGGGACTTGGCGGTGCACACGCCGCTCCAGCGTCTGCTGGCGAATGGCTACGAGCGGGGCGCCGTGGTCGCCGCGGTCTGCCATGGGCCCGCGGCGTTGGTCGGGGTGAAGGGCGCGGATGGCCAGCCGCTCGTGGCCGGCAAGCGCGTGGCGGCCTTCTCGAATGAGGAGGAGCAGGCCGCGAAGCTCGACAAGGTGGTGCCCTTTGCCTTGGAGACGCGGCTGCGGGATCTGGGCGCACGCTACGAGCGGGGGCCCATGTGGGGCAGCTTCGCGGTGCGGGATGGCCGGCTCGTGACGGGGCAGAACCCGGCCTCTTCCGTGGCCGCCGCGCGAGAGGTCATCCAGGCCCTCCAAGAGAAGAAGAAGAAGTAG
- a CDS encoding LysR family transcriptional regulator has protein sequence MLGNHEALWTLWEVSRAGTHAAAAARLGITASAVGQQLKALEQRLGVALFERVGRRAQLTPIGAELIRRLGEHLPALDAALDDAAEAQRTVRGDVSLGGPWPFCRAWLRPRLPQLLERYPDLRLNIRFEVASLLTRRLLSGEVDLAIVGTLPEEPGLEVKEIAQEHFLAVASPGYVQKQGTPRSARDFALHRFIAFDADLAMLAPWWRAAFGPQEPLPSHVVCRIANLDEMLALVEAGCGIAVLPGYLVAPLVASGRIVALEPESRKPSLRRPRGTIWLAWRKAAAPTARFLTVRDWLLAGAGPGVENTVAIPSGTQYGGKAPAPSGRRHNPRRAPLGPGRKALR, from the coding sequence ATGCTTGGCAATCACGAGGCGCTGTGGACGCTGTGGGAAGTCAGCCGGGCGGGGACCCACGCCGCCGCCGCGGCCCGGCTGGGCATCACCGCCTCCGCGGTCGGTCAGCAGCTCAAGGCCCTGGAGCAGCGGCTGGGCGTGGCGCTGTTCGAGCGGGTGGGACGCCGAGCCCAGCTGACGCCCATTGGGGCGGAGCTGATTCGACGATTGGGCGAGCACCTGCCCGCCCTGGACGCGGCCCTCGATGACGCGGCCGAGGCTCAGCGCACGGTGAGAGGGGATGTCTCCCTGGGGGGCCCCTGGCCTTTCTGCCGCGCCTGGCTGAGGCCCCGCCTCCCCCAGCTCTTGGAGCGCTACCCGGACTTGCGGCTGAACATCCGCTTCGAGGTCGCGAGCCTCCTCACCCGCCGGCTGCTCAGTGGCGAGGTGGATCTGGCCATCGTCGGCACCCTGCCGGAGGAGCCAGGACTGGAGGTGAAGGAGATCGCCCAGGAGCACTTCCTCGCCGTGGCCTCGCCTGGGTACGTGCAGAAGCAGGGCACGCCGCGCTCGGCCCGGGACTTCGCGCTCCACCGCTTCATCGCCTTCGACGCGGACCTGGCGATGCTCGCTCCTTGGTGGCGCGCGGCGTTCGGGCCCCAAGAGCCGCTGCCCTCCCACGTGGTGTGCCGCATCGCCAACCTGGATGAGATGCTGGCGCTCGTGGAGGCCGGGTGTGGCATCGCGGTGCTGCCCGGCTATCTGGTGGCGCCCTTGGTGGCCTCCGGCCGCATCGTGGCGCTCGAGCCCGAGTCCCGGAAGCCCTCGCTGCGCCGCCCCCGCGGGACGATCTGGCTGGCGTGGCGCAAGGCCGCGGCCCCGACCGCACGGTTTCTCACGGTGCGCGACTGGCTTCTGGCAGGCGCGGGCCCGGGAGTTGAAAACACGGTGGCCATTCCCTCCGGGACGCAGTACGGAGGCAAGGCCCCTGCTCCTTCGGGCAGGAGACACAACCCCCGAAGGGCTCCACTGGGGCCCGGGAGAAAGGCCCTGCGGTGA
- a CDS encoding SDR family oxidoreductase: protein MSTLKGKTLFITGASRGIGLAIAKRAARDGANIVIAAKTSAPHPKLPGTIYSAAEEIEQAGGKALPLMVDIRQDEQIHDAVKQAVERFGGIDICVNNASAISLTGTLETPMKKFDLMFGVNVRGTYATTQACLPELLKAKNPHVLTLSPPLSMKQKWFQDHVAYTMAKYGMSMCVLGMSEEFRERGVAFNALWPRTTIATAAVNMLGGQEMMDASRTPEIMADAAHAILTRDSRACTGHFFIDDEVLREAGVTDFAKYLVKPGTEPLPDFFVD, encoded by the coding sequence GTGAGCACGCTGAAGGGAAAGACCCTGTTCATCACTGGCGCGAGCCGAGGCATTGGTCTGGCCATCGCCAAACGCGCCGCCCGAGACGGCGCCAACATCGTCATCGCCGCCAAGACTTCCGCGCCCCACCCGAAGCTGCCCGGCACCATCTACTCGGCCGCCGAGGAGATTGAGCAGGCCGGCGGCAAGGCGCTGCCCCTCATGGTCGACATCCGCCAGGATGAGCAGATCCATGACGCCGTGAAGCAGGCCGTGGAGCGCTTCGGCGGCATCGACATCTGTGTGAACAACGCCAGCGCCATCAGCCTGACCGGCACGCTGGAGACGCCGATGAAGAAGTTCGACCTGATGTTCGGCGTCAACGTGCGGGGCACCTACGCCACCACCCAGGCGTGCCTCCCGGAGCTGCTCAAGGCGAAGAACCCCCACGTCCTCACCCTCTCGCCTCCGCTCAGCATGAAGCAGAAGTGGTTCCAGGACCATGTGGCCTACACCATGGCCAAGTACGGCATGAGCATGTGCGTGCTCGGCATGTCCGAGGAGTTCCGCGAGCGCGGCGTGGCCTTCAACGCCCTCTGGCCCCGCACCACCATCGCCACCGCCGCCGTCAACATGCTGGGCGGGCAGGAGATGATGGATGCCAGCCGCACCCCGGAGATCATGGCCGACGCGGCCCATGCCATCCTCACCCGGGACAGCCGGGCGTGCACCGGCCACTTCTTCATCGATGACGAGGTGCTGCGCGAGGCGGGCGTTACCGACTTCGCCAAGTACCTGGTGAAGCCCGGCACGGAGCCCCTGCCGGACTTCTTCGTCGACTGA